The following proteins are co-located in the Bombus pascuorum chromosome 3, iyBomPasc1.1, whole genome shotgun sequence genome:
- the LOC132905428 gene encoding protein obstructor-E-like, which yields MFLRVFFVLLVSVVTLSRAQFRCPEPKGFFSDLEQCDLYYVCIDGKAEEKLCKDGLVFRDDNPKKELCDIPANVPCGDRTLLQEPQPTKGCPRANGYFKHEDPTACDRFVNCIDGVAQIMPCPPGLIYEDKMSSCVWPADASRLCENVKRDVLDDGFVCPDGDVPGPLGRILPHPTYPHPEDCAKFYICKNGVVPQKGQCEPGTVYSEDSFKCMDPESVPGCEDYYKNKN from the exons ATGTTTCTTCGAgtgtttttcgttttgttgGTCAGTGTGGTGACCTTGAGCAGAGCACAGTTTCGGTGTCCCGAGCCGAAGGGTTTCTTCTCGGATCTGGAACAGTGCGATCTTTATTACGTTTGCATAGACGGCAAGGCGGAGGAGAAGCTGTGCAAAGACGGTCTCGTCTTCAGAGACGACAACCCTAAGAAGGAACTCTGTGATATTCCAGCTAACGTGCCTTGCGGAGACAGGACTCTCCTTC AGGAACCACAGCCGACCAAAGGATGTCCACGAGCTAATGGTTACTTCAAACACGAGGATCCAACCGCTTGCGATCGTTTCGTAAATTGCATCGATGGCGTGGCACAAATAATGCCCTGTCCGCCTGGTTTGATCTACGAAGACAAAATGTCCAGCTGTGTCTGGCCAGCAGATGCCAGTAGATTGTGCGAGAACGTGAAGAGAGACGTTCTCGACGATGGATTCGTTTGTCCCGATGGCGATGTGCCTGGACCACTCGGCAGGATTCTACCCCATCCTACCTATCCTCATCCGGAGGATTGTGCCAAGTTCTACATTTGCAAAAATGGCGTGGTGCCACAGAAAGGACAATGCGAGCCTGGTACCGTTTACAGCGAGGACAGCTTCAAGTGTATGGATCCGGAGAGCGTGCCTGGATG CGAAGACTACTACAAAAACAAGAACTGA
- the LOC132905392 gene encoding actin-related protein 5 → MDVLELKDIKAVPDIIHLYPNRVKCEATPLVIDNGSYNCRVGWATEKECQLIFKNLIAKPRKERGKKDGEPQVGNDIANIEAVRFQLKTQFDRNVVTHFEAQEQIFDYTFTHMGIDTEGAVNHPIILTEAFLNPNYSRNLMAELLFECYNVPAIAYGVDCLFSYQHNNCPPDGLIIGIGYHTTHIIPILDGKADPVNSRRINVGGYHITSYMHRLLQLKYPVHVNAITPSRAEELIHEHSMIALSYQDEISKWADPDHYDTNVLRVQLPYIAPANTPGLTVEQQKERKRELARRLMEINARKREERLAEDEEQLNQLLAVQDLLEEGETDEFDQALKTYSLANEADLIKMINNLQAKVERTRQKIVAANSQEENIAMEEQKPKIKSSLQPKDQQDFDEWIAGVRKKRQEILERRLAKRQRRQDMAKRRTAAAQERMRIISQLARKEKRDDDFGMRDEDWDVYKVINREGGDSDSEVEQEKLMELEDVLRHHDPEFDGAGSNVPMIPGETHQLHVGVERLRAPEILFQPSMIGSMEAGIAETIDFVLKLYPPEQQSRLVGNIFLTGGPTRFPGLLERLNRELREIRPFGSSFRINIAKNTSLDAWYGARDFGLNGNLPEFLVSKKEYEERGGEYFKEHLCSNTYTRSPDPLPTIQTPVTSEQVIVEDAVVDVEME, encoded by the exons atggaTGTTCTTGAGTTAAAAGACATAAAAGCTGTACCTGATATTATTCATCTTTATCCAAATAGAGTAAAATGCGAAGCAACTCCGCTTGTAATTGATAATG GATCGTACAATTGTAGAGTTGGTTGGGCTACTGAAAAAGAATGCcaactaatatttaaaaatcttattGCAAAACCACGCAAGGAACGTGGAAAAAAGGACGGTGAACCTCAGGTTGGAAATGACATAGCTAATATCGAAGCTGTCcgatttcaattaaaaacacAGTTTGACCGAAACGTGGTAACGCATTTTGAAGCACAGgaacaaatatttgattacaCGTTTACTCATATGGGAATAGATACAGAGGGTGCGGTAAATCATCCTATTATTTTAACAGAAGCGTTTCTGAATCCTAATTATTCCAGAAACT TGATGGCTGAACTTTTATTCGAATGTTACAACGTACCTGCGATAGCATATGGAGTGGATTGCTTATTTTCTTATCAACATAATAATTGTCCACCGGATGGTTTGATAATCGGTATTGGATACCACACTACGCACATAATACCTATATTAGATGGTAAGGCAGACCCTGTAAACTCAAGGAGGATCAACGTTGGTGGATATCACATTACGTCCTACATGCACAGGTTGCTTCAACTTAAATATCCAGTACATGTAAACGCAATTACACCTAGTCGAGCAGAG GAATTAATACATGAGCATTCGATGATAGCTTTAAGTTATCAagatgaaatttctaaatggGCGGATCCAGATCATTACGATACAAATGTATTAAGAGTTCAATTACCCTATATTGCTCCTGCAAATACTCCTGGTCTAACAGTCGAGCAgcagaaagaaaggaaacgcgAATTAGCTAGAAgattaatggaaattaatgccaggaaaagagaagagaga TTAGCGGAAGATGAAGAAcaattaaatcaattattagCCGTTCAAGACTTATTAGAAGAAGGTGAAACGGATGAATTTGATCAAGCGTTAAAAACTTATTCTCTCGCAAATGAGGCAGATCtcataaaaatgattaataaccTGCAAGCAAAAGTAGAAAGGACCAGACAAAAGATAGTAGCGGCTAACTCGCAAGAGGAGAATATCGCGATGGAAgaacaaaaaccaaaaataaaatctagTTTGCAACCTAAAGATCAACAAGATTTTGACGAATGGATTGCTGGTGTTCGAAAGAAAAG gcaagaaatattagaaagacGACTGGCAAAAAGGCAACGTAGACAAGATATGGCGAAACGTAGAACAGCTGCTGCACAGGAAAGAATGCGCATAATAAGCCAATTggcgagaaaagaaaaacgcgaTGATGATTTTGGTATGAGAGACGAAGATTGGgatgtttataaagttataaatagg GAAGGTGGAGATTCGGACTCGGAGGTAGAACAAGAAAAGCTTATGGAATTGGAAGATGTACTACGACATCACGATCCAGAATTCGATGGTGCTGGATCTAACGTTCCTATGATTCCTGGAGAAACTCATCAATTACACGTAGGGGTAGAACGTTTGAGAGCTccggaaatattatttcaaccatCTATGATTGGTTCAATGGAAGCCGGCATTGCAGAGACAATCGATTTCGTTTTGAAGCTTTATCCGCCCGAACAGCAGTCGCGACTCGtgggaaatatatttctcacGGGTGGACCGACAAGATTTCCTGGCTTACTTGAAAGATTGAATCGCGAACTTCGTGAAATACGACCATTTGGATCGagttttcgaataaatattgcaaaaaataCCAGTCTAGATGCATGGTATGGCGCCAGGGATTTTGGCTTAAATGGAAACCTTCCTGAATTCTTAGTGAGTAAGAAGGAATACGAGGAACGAGGTggtgaatattttaaagaacacTTGTGCAGTAATACTTACACCCGTTCTCCTGATCCTTTACCTACGATACAGACTCCTGTGACATCGGAACAGGTTATCGTAGAGGATGCTGTCGTCGACGTTGAAATGGagtaa
- the LOC132905410 gene encoding zinc finger protein 717-like isoform X2 — protein MTSMFEQQIKSEPMGFYSVASSRSDGSNSMVNLSDDREDLSQQEGHLQPQQQTTLQISQQQGQQQTQQQNQQQTQQQGQQQQSQTVQQEVPNRQSTGQQTVKEGSRSKPQPCKVCGKVLSSASSYYVHMKLHSGNKPYHCTVCEASFCRKPYLEVHMRTHTGERPFQCELCLKRFTQKSSLNTHKRVHTGERPYACDICQKRFAVKSYVTAHRWSHVAEKPLVCDRCSLTFTSKSQFAIHIRTHTASTTYECNICGRTFVRDSYLIRHQNRVHRDMNQSSTNHNPSTPQSTGAGTPGTGFESPVCDLRYSEGPSSLDGLAGSKGGIAAEIASLAKQNNLQLPLPLLHPQTTN, from the coding sequence ATGACATCCATGTTCGaacaacaaattaaaagcGAACCCATGGGGTTTTATTCTGTTGCTTCGAGCCGTTCAGATGGTTCAAATTCTATGGTGAATTTGTCGGATGATCGTGAAGACCTTTCTCAGCAAGAAGGTCACCTACAACCCCAGCAACAGACTACGTTACAAATAAGTCAGCAACAGGGTCAACAACAAACTCAACAACAGAATCAACAGCAAACGCAACAACAGGGTCAACAACAGCAGAGTCAGACTGTGCAACAAGAAGTTCCAAACCGTCAATCTACTGGACAACAAACTGTGAAAGAGGGTTCACGGTCGAAGCCACAGCCCTGTAAGGTATGCGGCAAGGTGCTATCCTCTGCTTCGTCGTACTATGTACATATGAAGCTTCATTCAGGCAACAAACCATATCATTGTACGGTATGCGAAGCAAGTTTCTGTCGGAAACCATACTTGGAAGTGCACATGAGGACGCACACAGGAGAAAGACCTTTCCAATGTGAGCTGTGCTTGAAAAGGTTTACTCAAAAGAGCAGTCTTAATACTCATAAACGTGTGCATACAGGAGAAAGGCCGTATGCCTGCGACATTTGTCAGAAACGTTTTGCAGTGAAAAGCTACGTGACGGCACACCGTTGGAGTCACGTTGCTGAAAAGCCGTTGGTGTGCGACAGATGTTCTCTCACATTCACGTCCAAGAGTCAATTCGCAATACACATCCGTACCCATACTGCAAGTACCACGTACGAGTGTAACATATGCGGACGTACCTTTGTACGCGATAGTTATCTCATACGACACCAAAATCGAGTACATCGTGATATGAATCAAAGCAGTACGAATCACAATCCATCTACGCCCCAGAGTACCGGTGCTGGCACTCCAGGTACAGGTTTCGAAAGTCCGGTTTGCGATTTACGCTACAGCGAAGGACCTTCCTCGTTGGACGGCTTAGCAGGTTCGAAAGGAGGGATCGCGGCTGAGATCGCGAGTTTAGCCAAGCAAAACAATCTTCAACTTCCTCTACCGTTGCTACATCCGCAGACTACCAACTAG
- the LOC132905410 gene encoding zinc finger protein 717-like isoform X1 has product MQVDWYAGYEQLVKRNLTLLPHQEAVQQQEPQSQQLAQQQQTDIMTSMFEQQIKSEPMGFYSVASSRSDGSNSMVNLSDDREDLSQQEGHLQPQQQTTLQISQQQGQQQTQQQNQQQTQQQGQQQQSQTVQQEVPNRQSTGQQTVKEGSRSKPQPCKVCGKVLSSASSYYVHMKLHSGNKPYHCTVCEASFCRKPYLEVHMRTHTGERPFQCELCLKRFTQKSSLNTHKRVHTGERPYACDICQKRFAVKSYVTAHRWSHVAEKPLVCDRCSLTFTSKSQFAIHIRTHTASTTYECNICGRTFVRDSYLIRHQNRVHRDMNQSSTNHNPSTPQSTGAGTPGTGFESPVCDLRYSEGPSSLDGLAGSKGGIAAEIASLAKQNNLQLPLPLLHPQTTN; this is encoded by the coding sequence ATGCAGGTGGATTGGTACGCAGGATATGAGCAGCTTGTCAAGCGCAACCTGACTCTGCTCCCCCATCAAGAAGCAGTGCAGCAGCAGGAGCCACAATCGCAACAGCTGGCTCAGCAGCAACAGACTGATATAATGACATCCATGTTCGaacaacaaattaaaagcGAACCCATGGGGTTTTATTCTGTTGCTTCGAGCCGTTCAGATGGTTCAAATTCTATGGTGAATTTGTCGGATGATCGTGAAGACCTTTCTCAGCAAGAAGGTCACCTACAACCCCAGCAACAGACTACGTTACAAATAAGTCAGCAACAGGGTCAACAACAAACTCAACAACAGAATCAACAGCAAACGCAACAACAGGGTCAACAACAGCAGAGTCAGACTGTGCAACAAGAAGTTCCAAACCGTCAATCTACTGGACAACAAACTGTGAAAGAGGGTTCACGGTCGAAGCCACAGCCCTGTAAGGTATGCGGCAAGGTGCTATCCTCTGCTTCGTCGTACTATGTACATATGAAGCTTCATTCAGGCAACAAACCATATCATTGTACGGTATGCGAAGCAAGTTTCTGTCGGAAACCATACTTGGAAGTGCACATGAGGACGCACACAGGAGAAAGACCTTTCCAATGTGAGCTGTGCTTGAAAAGGTTTACTCAAAAGAGCAGTCTTAATACTCATAAACGTGTGCATACAGGAGAAAGGCCGTATGCCTGCGACATTTGTCAGAAACGTTTTGCAGTGAAAAGCTACGTGACGGCACACCGTTGGAGTCACGTTGCTGAAAAGCCGTTGGTGTGCGACAGATGTTCTCTCACATTCACGTCCAAGAGTCAATTCGCAATACACATCCGTACCCATACTGCAAGTACCACGTACGAGTGTAACATATGCGGACGTACCTTTGTACGCGATAGTTATCTCATACGACACCAAAATCGAGTACATCGTGATATGAATCAAAGCAGTACGAATCACAATCCATCTACGCCCCAGAGTACCGGTGCTGGCACTCCAGGTACAGGTTTCGAAAGTCCGGTTTGCGATTTACGCTACAGCGAAGGACCTTCCTCGTTGGACGGCTTAGCAGGTTCGAAAGGAGGGATCGCGGCTGAGATCGCGAGTTTAGCCAAGCAAAACAATCTTCAACTTCCTCTACCGTTGCTACATCCGCAGACTACCAACTAG
- the LOC132905429 gene encoding zinc finger protein 385A-like — translation MAVSSESVINPGLNDPVTKAVVDNIMGNLPTKKPPVRCDDCDLSFTSQTVLDTHLQGARHAKQIRSKNIMASLEETKVAFTKDEETNGLKCNVCNVCLNSIQQLQTHLNGSRHKKKAMRGGWTDKDVGSSVASATMNIQENTVSKGVSLSCSMCNKIFNSQMQYNVHITSKKHTGKLKQARTQKKKRFLPYWKKPKPGVNPKNFVQSLSNNFVPGGFTNQT, via the exons ATGGCTGTATCGTCAGAAAGCGTAATAAATCCTGGCCTCAATGATCCTGTAACCAAAGCAGTAGTAGATAATATAATGGGAAATTTACCTACAAAGAAACCCCCTGTTCGATGTGATGATTGTGACCTTTCGTTTACCAGTCAAACAGTATTAGATACACATTTACAAGGAGCACGTCATGCTAAACAG ATTAGATCCAAAAATATAATGGCATCTCTTGAAGAAACCAAAGTAGCATTTAcaaaagacgaagaaacaaaTGGATTGAAATGCAATGTGTGTAATGTGTGTCTAAACTCAATACAACAACTTCAAACACATTTAAATG gGAGCCGGCACAAAAAGAAAGCTATGAGAG GTGGGTGGACTGACAAAGATGTTGGCAGTTCAGTGGCATCTGCAACTATGAATATCCAAGAAAACACTGTGTCTAAAGGCGTATCGCTTTCATGCAGCATGTGTAATAAAATCTTCAATTCTCAGATGCAATATAATGTG CATATAACATCGAAAAAGCATACTGGTAAATTAAAACAAGCTAGGacccaaaagaaaaaaagatttttgcCATATTGGAAAAAACCTAAACCTGGTGTAAATCCTAAGAATTTTGTTCAATCGTTATCAAACAATTTTGTACCAGGGGGTTTCACGAATCAGACATAG